In Halorubrum sp. BV1, the following proteins share a genomic window:
- a CDS encoding DUF192 domain-containing protein, with translation MVSVRLVHRRDTSDEQTAAGAESEGEIETVLAGDVDVARSTLEQARGLMFRRSVSDGYALVFPFGDADTQWLHMLFVPFAIDALWLVDGAVTKRKRLAPFVGLGRGRADTVVELPAGAADEVAVGDEVQLVE, from the coding sequence GTGGTGAGCGTGCGCCTCGTCCACCGCCGTGACACGTCCGACGAGCAGACGGCGGCCGGAGCCGAGAGCGAGGGCGAGATCGAGACCGTCCTCGCCGGCGACGTCGACGTCGCCCGATCGACGCTCGAACAGGCTCGCGGCCTGATGTTTCGGCGCTCCGTCTCCGACGGCTACGCGCTCGTGTTCCCGTTCGGGGACGCGGACACCCAGTGGCTCCACATGCTCTTTGTCCCCTTCGCTATCGACGCGCTGTGGCTCGTCGACGGCGCGGTGACAAAACGGAAACGGCTCGCCCCGTTCGTCGGACTCGGCCGGGGACGCGCCGACACGGTCGTCGAGCTGCCGGCCGGCGCGGCCGACGAGGTCGCGGTCGGCGACGAGGTTCAGCTCGTCGAGTGA
- a CDS encoding PAS domain-containing sensor histidine kinase, with amino-acid sequence MERREGDGGSSGDLPSGDDPVSPALRSVLSAMPTPALACDPETHAIRAANSPAVSLLDREPAALRVLDLSTLTAAGTTVDGDSVDTAIDRARTADGDAGTVAVETEPVDGDESRQRLELTPRLSTVDGDEWLIVGVTDVTDRLRAESQLRSQLRVTEAIASTLPGALFECTANGTLHRWNDRFAADTGYEGRELSSTELTSLFVDSGPDRGGGAGGASVTEMLRRVYRDGERVDREVTLLTRSGERVAYRLTLGPITDGDEVVGAVGIGEDVTATSLREERLAVLTRVLRHNFRNDLNVVTGFTERAIEATDDPQRAAELDRVVDTAERLLRLGETARKVERLLADRPDPQPLDLRETVAEAVASLPRDLRERAAIDVDVPEGVTVTAIGYLAEALAELVDNAIRHNDTANPRVEISAVELPSESWTSLVVDDDGPGIPPTEQAVLTGEETPLDHASGLGLWYVNWIVGASGGALDITESRDGGSRIEIELKTAETG; translated from the coding sequence ATGGAACGCCGCGAGGGCGACGGCGGGTCGAGCGGAGATCTCCCGTCCGGAGACGATCCCGTGTCGCCCGCCCTCCGGTCGGTGCTGTCCGCGATGCCGACGCCGGCGCTCGCGTGCGATCCGGAGACGCACGCGATCCGGGCGGCGAACTCACCCGCCGTCTCCCTCCTCGATCGGGAGCCCGCGGCGCTGCGGGTGCTCGATCTGTCCACCCTCACTGCCGCCGGGACCACAGTCGACGGCGATTCGGTCGACACGGCGATCGACCGCGCCCGAACCGCCGACGGTGACGCCGGCACGGTCGCGGTGGAGACGGAACCGGTCGACGGAGATGAGAGTCGACAACGGCTCGAACTCACGCCGCGGCTGTCGACGGTCGACGGAGACGAGTGGCTGATCGTCGGGGTCACCGACGTCACGGACCGCCTTCGAGCCGAGAGCCAACTGCGGTCGCAGCTGCGCGTCACGGAGGCGATCGCGTCGACGCTTCCGGGCGCGTTGTTCGAGTGCACCGCGAACGGCACCCTCCACCGGTGGAACGACCGGTTCGCCGCGGACACCGGCTACGAGGGACGCGAGCTGTCGTCGACCGAACTCACCTCGCTGTTCGTTGACTCTGGTCCCGACCGCGGAGGCGGCGCGGGCGGAGCGAGCGTCACCGAGATGCTCCGCCGGGTGTACCGCGACGGCGAGCGCGTCGACCGGGAGGTGACGCTTCTCACCCGCTCCGGCGAGCGCGTCGCCTACCGGCTCACGCTCGGACCGATCACCGACGGCGACGAGGTGGTCGGCGCGGTCGGGATCGGCGAGGACGTGACTGCGACCTCGCTCCGAGAGGAGCGACTCGCCGTGTTGACGCGGGTGTTACGACACAACTTCCGCAACGACCTCAACGTGGTGACGGGGTTCACCGAACGGGCGATCGAGGCCACCGACGATCCGCAACGCGCCGCGGAGCTCGACCGCGTCGTCGACACCGCGGAGCGGCTGCTACGGCTCGGCGAGACGGCACGGAAGGTCGAGCGACTGCTCGCCGACCGGCCGGACCCGCAGCCGCTCGACCTCCGTGAGACAGTCGCCGAGGCGGTCGCGTCGCTGCCGAGAGACCTCCGCGAGCGCGCCGCGATCGACGTCGACGTGCCCGAGGGAGTCACCGTCACCGCGATCGGCTACCTGGCCGAGGCGCTCGCGGAGCTCGTCGACAACGCGATCCGACACAACGACACTGCGAATCCGCGCGTCGAGATCTCGGCCGTGGAGCTGCCGAGCGAGTCGTGGACGTCGCTGGTCGTCGACGACGACGGCCCCGGTATTCCTCCAACCGAACAGGCGGTGCTCACCGGCGAGGAGACGCCGCTCGATCACGCGAGCGGCCTCGGGCTCTGGTACGTCAACTGGATCGTCGGGGCGAGCGGCGGAGCCTTAGACATCACCGAGAGCAGGGACGGTGGGAGCCGGATCGAGATCGAACTCAAGACGGCCGAGACCGGCTGA
- a CDS encoding DNA topoisomerase, with product MSRGPELIITEKDNAARRIADILSGESATTERQNDVNVYKWGGKRCIGLSGHVVGVDFPPEYNDWRDVEPVELIDAPTTKQPTQEGIVAALRTLARNASRVTIATDYDREGELIGKEAYELVREVNEDAPIDRVRFSSITENEVREAFANPDDLDFDLAAAGEARQVIDLTWGAALTRFLSLSARQLGDDFISVGRVQGPTLKLIVDREREIQAFDPESYWELYGNLTKSGGDPFEARYFYLNDEGNEAERVWDGDAAEILTEALDAAQAAVVDDVTRRTQTDDPPTPFNTTAFIRAAGSLGYSAQRAMSLAEDLYTDGYLTYPRTDNTVYPEDLEPRELLDDLAAASTFGEDAASLLELDEIEPTEGDEETTDHPPIHPTGEIPSASDLSEDEWEVYELVVRRFLATCAEPATWERLRVVALANGEATPIAERADGIAALRNPADADGPADLVADGGLRLKANGKRLLSAGYHEVYPYRSSDERIVPDVAVGETLALDERHTEAKETQPPRRYGQSRLIEEMEKRGVGTKATRHRTLEKLYDRNYIESDPPRPTRLAEAVVEAAEEFAEHVVSEEMTAQLEQDMQAIAAGEKEYEEVTAESRELLERVFDDLTESREAVGEHLQKSLKADKTLGPCPECGSDLLVRKSRQGSYFVGCDGYPDCEYTLPLPSTGKPLILDETCEEHDLRHVKMLAGRKTFVHGCPQCKADEADEQEDEVIGTCPDCGDEHGGKLAIKRLRSGSRLVGCTRYPDCDYSLPLPRRGEIEVTDETCEEHDLPHLRVHSGDEPWELGCPICNYREFTARQEGSELQAVEGIGEKTAAKLQAAGVAGVDDLKSVDPDELAADVDGVGPDTVRDWQANAD from the coding sequence ATGAGTCGCGGCCCCGAACTGATAATCACGGAGAAAGACAACGCCGCCCGGCGCATCGCCGACATTCTGAGCGGCGAGTCCGCGACGACGGAGCGGCAGAACGACGTGAACGTCTATAAGTGGGGCGGCAAGCGCTGTATCGGCCTCTCCGGGCACGTCGTCGGCGTCGACTTCCCGCCGGAGTACAACGACTGGCGCGACGTGGAGCCGGTCGAGCTGATCGACGCCCCGACGACGAAGCAACCCACCCAAGAGGGGATCGTCGCGGCTCTCCGCACGCTCGCGCGCAACGCCTCTCGGGTGACGATCGCGACCGACTACGACCGCGAGGGCGAACTCATCGGCAAGGAGGCGTACGAGCTGGTCCGCGAGGTCAACGAGGACGCGCCGATCGACCGCGTCCGGTTCTCGTCGATCACGGAAAACGAGGTGCGGGAGGCGTTCGCGAACCCCGACGACCTGGACTTCGATCTCGCCGCCGCCGGGGAGGCCCGACAGGTGATCGACCTCACGTGGGGCGCGGCGCTCACCCGATTCCTCTCGCTTTCCGCCCGCCAGCTCGGCGACGACTTCATCTCCGTCGGCCGGGTGCAGGGACCGACGCTCAAGCTGATCGTCGACCGCGAACGCGAGATACAGGCGTTCGACCCCGAGTCCTACTGGGAGCTGTACGGGAACCTGACCAAGTCCGGCGGCGACCCCTTCGAGGCGCGCTACTTCTACCTGAACGACGAGGGCAACGAGGCCGAGCGGGTCTGGGACGGGGACGCGGCCGAGATCCTGACGGAGGCGCTTGACGCGGCCCAGGCGGCCGTCGTCGACGACGTGACCCGCCGGACCCAGACTGACGATCCGCCGACACCGTTCAACACCACGGCGTTCATCCGCGCTGCGGGCTCGCTCGGCTACTCCGCCCAGCGCGCGATGTCGCTCGCGGAGGACCTGTACACCGACGGCTACCTCACGTACCCGCGGACGGACAACACGGTGTACCCCGAGGACTTGGAGCCCCGAGAACTCCTCGACGACCTCGCTGCCGCCTCGACGTTCGGCGAGGATGCGGCGAGCCTGCTGGAACTAGATGAGATAGAACCAACTGAGGGCGACGAGGAGACGACGGACCACCCCCCTATCCACCCCACCGGCGAGATCCCTTCAGCGTCGGACCTCTCAGAGGACGAGTGGGAGGTGTACGAGCTCGTCGTGCGGCGGTTCCTCGCGACCTGCGCCGAGCCCGCGACGTGGGAGCGGCTGCGCGTCGTCGCGCTTGCGAACGGGGAGGCGACGCCGATCGCCGAGCGCGCGGACGGGATCGCCGCGCTCCGGAATCCCGCGGACGCAGACGGGCCGGCCGACCTCGTCGCCGACGGTGGCCTCCGGCTGAAGGCGAACGGGAAGCGCCTGCTCTCTGCCGGCTACCACGAGGTCTACCCGTACCGCTCCAGCGACGAGCGGATCGTCCCCGACGTGGCGGTCGGCGAGACGCTCGCGCTCGACGAGCGGCACACCGAGGCCAAAGAGACCCAGCCGCCGCGCCGCTACGGCCAGTCGCGGCTCATCGAGGAGATGGAAAAGCGCGGCGTCGGCACCAAGGCGACCCGGCACCGCACCTTAGAGAAGCTCTACGACCGCAACTACATCGAGAGCGACCCGCCGCGCCCGACCCGGCTCGCGGAGGCGGTCGTCGAGGCCGCTGAGGAGTTCGCCGAACACGTCGTGAGCGAGGAGATGACCGCCCAACTGGAACAGGACATGCAGGCGATCGCGGCCGGCGAGAAGGAGTACGAGGAAGTGACTGCGGAGTCGCGAGAGCTGCTCGAACGCGTGTTCGACGATCTCACCGAGTCGCGGGAGGCGGTCGGCGAGCACCTCCAGAAGTCGCTGAAGGCTGACAAGACGCTCGGCCCCTGCCCCGAGTGTGGCTCGGACCTGCTCGTTCGGAAGTCCAGGCAGGGGTCGTACTTCGTGGGCTGTGACGGCTATCCCGACTGCGAGTACACCCTGCCGCTCCCCTCGACGGGCAAACCGCTCATCCTCGACGAGACCTGCGAGGAGCACGACCTCAGGCACGTGAAGATGCTCGCCGGGCGGAAGACGTTCGTCCACGGCTGTCCGCAGTGCAAGGCCGACGAGGCGGACGAACAGGAGGACGAGGTGATTGGCACGTGTCCCGACTGCGGCGACGAGCACGGGGGGAAGCTGGCGATCAAGCGGCTTCGCTCCGGCTCCCGGCTTGTGGGCTGTACGCGTTACCCCGACTGTGACTACTCGCTGCCGCTTCCCCGCCGCGGCGAGATCGAAGTCACGGACGAGACCTGCGAGGAACACGACCTCCCGCACCTCCGCGTCCACTCGGGCGACGAGCCGTGGGAGCTGGGCTGTCCGATCTGCAACTACCGGGAGTTCACGGCCCGACAGGAGGGGTCCGAGCTACAGGCCGTCGAGGGGATAGGCGAGAAGACGGCCGCGAAGCTGCAGGCGGCTGGGGTCGCCGGCGTCGACGACCTCAAGTCGGTTGATCCGGACGAACTCGCGGCCGACGTCGACGGCGTCGGCCCCGACACGGTCCGCGACTGGCAGGCGAACGCCGACTGA
- a CDS encoding DR2241 family protein, which yields MADHSPDAARETDDPAAAEASLVGSETAVPDIDLPSDAFDAVLDALEERTDSDEGAPEPVRFEGFAVAVSGVVAPGDADARYVVDPAGDDARTGLSERELHAALAERAPAVTDWYVFEHVVGEFGPRRAFLRWIEDADGATVAARYAALAEGVERAWGELVITARVTDRGERRYDVRHADDVGVPVEELDAHDDPLDAREIVKLDERGRYRPLKTAPTLRGGWVFADLGPRDAYEVVETVYPATVANWHREREGDLDVTHWRETMERQSGIYGVVKTWDRGEGHEHVNWVAEACCDDSQCLKRREWEYDDDADLDVDGGDGVFPCREPCSVVVSAARKWTRLESEQPRTYEFDLTPSEKEQVEAIIDAVADGRIDEIREADTKEGANRYRARFLRAKRFDDEGNLGGVPTDEDAEE from the coding sequence GTGGCGGACCACTCTCCCGACGCGGCCCGCGAGACGGACGACCCGGCGGCGGCCGAGGCGTCACTGGTCGGCTCTGAGACCGCCGTCCCCGATATCGACCTCCCGAGCGACGCCTTCGACGCCGTCCTCGACGCGCTCGAAGAGCGCACCGACTCCGACGAGGGAGCGCCCGAACCGGTCCGGTTCGAGGGATTCGCCGTCGCGGTCTCGGGCGTCGTCGCCCCCGGCGACGCCGACGCCCGCTACGTCGTCGACCCCGCGGGCGACGACGCCCGAACGGGCCTCTCCGAGCGCGAGCTTCACGCGGCGCTCGCCGAGCGCGCCCCCGCGGTCACGGACTGGTACGTCTTCGAGCACGTCGTCGGCGAGTTCGGTCCCCGGCGCGCGTTTCTCCGCTGGATCGAGGACGCCGACGGCGCGACCGTCGCGGCTCGGTACGCCGCGCTCGCGGAGGGAGTCGAGCGCGCGTGGGGGGAACTGGTGATCACGGCTCGGGTCACCGATCGCGGCGAGCGCCGGTACGACGTGCGGCACGCCGACGACGTCGGCGTTCCGGTCGAGGAGCTGGACGCCCACGACGACCCGCTCGACGCCCGCGAGATCGTGAAACTGGACGAGAGGGGACGCTACCGCCCGCTCAAGACCGCTCCCACGCTGCGGGGCGGGTGGGTGTTCGCCGATCTGGGGCCGAGAGACGCCTACGAGGTCGTCGAGACGGTCTATCCCGCGACGGTCGCCAACTGGCATCGCGAGCGCGAGGGCGACCTCGACGTGACTCACTGGCGCGAGACGATGGAGCGGCAGTCGGGCATCTACGGCGTGGTCAAGACGTGGGACCGCGGCGAGGGCCACGAGCACGTCAACTGGGTCGCGGAGGCGTGCTGTGACGACTCGCAGTGTCTCAAGCGGCGCGAGTGGGAGTACGACGACGACGCCGACCTCGACGTGGACGGCGGCGACGGCGTCTTCCCCTGCCGCGAGCCCTGCTCGGTCGTCGTGAGCGCCGCGCGCAAGTGGACCAGACTGGAGAGCGAGCAGCCCCGGACCTACGAGTTCGATCTGACGCCGAGCGAGAAAGAGCAGGTCGAAGCGATCATCGACGCGGTCGCCGACGGCCGGATAGACGAGATCCGCGAGGCCGACACGAAGGAGGGCGCGAACCGGTACCGGGCGCGGTTCCTCCGCGCCAAGCGGTTCGACGACGAGGGGAACCTCGGCGGCGTGCCGACCGACGAGGACGCAGAGGAGTAG